A single region of the Prochlorococcus marinus XMU1411 genome encodes:
- a CDS encoding glycosyltransferase family 2 protein — translation MSGIKQLISIIIPVFNESESIGFLLDEVINVMSLNKFNFELIVVNDGSKDNTQQILKQLTLKIKELSVISLRKNYGQTAAMSAGFDNSKGDIVITLDGDLQNDPNDIPILISEINNGYDLICGWRFDRKDKLINRKIPSKIANKLIARVTGLKLHDYGCSLKAFKKEIIDDIKLYGELHRFLPVLANIEGARIKEIKVNHRSRQYGSSKYGIDRTFRVLMDLLTVWFMTKFLTRPMYGFGFVGIISILISLAMSSYLIVLKIMGEDIGNRPLLMFALILGIAGVQLFSFGLLSELLIRTYHESQSRPIYRIRSISSANQN, via the coding sequence ATGTCAGGTATAAAACAATTAATTTCTATTATCATCCCCGTTTTCAATGAAAGTGAGAGTATTGGTTTTTTATTGGATGAAGTTATAAATGTAATGTCATTAAATAAATTTAATTTTGAATTGATTGTTGTAAATGATGGTTCTAAAGACAATACTCAACAAATATTAAAACAATTAACTCTCAAAATTAAAGAATTGTCAGTAATTTCCCTTCGCAAAAATTATGGGCAAACTGCAGCAATGTCAGCTGGCTTTGATAACTCTAAAGGCGATATTGTCATTACTTTGGATGGTGATTTACAGAATGATCCAAATGATATTCCGATATTAATTTCTGAAATTAATAATGGCTACGATTTGATTTGTGGATGGAGGTTTGATAGAAAAGATAAATTAATTAATAGAAAGATACCATCAAAAATAGCGAATAAATTAATAGCTCGCGTAACAGGCTTGAAGTTGCATGACTATGGATGTTCATTAAAAGCTTTTAAAAAAGAAATAATTGATGATATTAAATTGTATGGAGAACTTCACAGGTTTTTGCCTGTCTTAGCAAATATTGAAGGTGCAAGAATCAAAGAAATTAAAGTCAATCATAGAAGCAGGCAATATGGATCTAGCAAATATGGAATAGATAGAACTTTTAGAGTGTTAATGGATTTACTAACTGTTTGGTTTATGACTAAATTTTTAACAAGACCGATGTATGGATTTGGTTTTGTTGGAATCATAAGTATTTTGATTAGCCTTGCAATGAGTTCCTATTTGATAGTTTTAAAAATAATGGGTGAGGATATTGGAAATCGTCCGTTGTTAATGTTTGCATTAATATTGGGAATTGCTGGGGTTCAATTATTTAGCTTTGGATTATTGAGCGAACTTTTAATTAGAACATATCATGAAAGTCAAAGTCGTCCAATTTATAGAATAAGGTCAATAAGTAGTGCCAATCAAAATTAA